Sequence from the Sanguibacter keddieii DSM 10542 genome:
TGCTCGAGCCGCGCCAGGAGCGGGTAGAGGGTGCCGCCCTTGACCACGCCCATGCCGCCGTCGGCGAGGCGCTGGGCGATCACGTACCCGTAGGTCTCGCCCTCGCTGACGATCGACAGGACGGCGCCGCTGAGAGCGCTGCGCAGCCACTCGGCGGGCCAGCTCGGTGTGTCCATGGGTAGATGGTGGCACAACCTAGGTGACGCGACAACCTAGGTCGCTCCGCAACCTACGGGACGTGCCTCAGGTGAGCGTGACGGCGCCGAGGCGGAGGTCGTCGCCGACGCACCGGACGGTCACCCGCGACTGACCGCCGACCGGTGTCGCCGTGCCCTGCGGGAGCGCTCGCGTCGCCCCGGACCAGGTGTCGCCCGACCAGCCGCCCGGCACCTCCACGCCGTCGATGCTCACCTGGACGGCACGGTCTGCCGCTCCGACCCCGTCCGCCGGGCACACGTCGAGGGTGACGGCGAGCCGCCCGGCCGCGAGCGTCGCCTCCCCGAGGGAGACGTCGTACGCGACGCTGTCGCCGTCCTGCAGCAGCACCCAGAGCCGCCCGGCGCGGGCGCGCTCGGCGGGGTCGGCCGCGAAGGGGTTCGCGCCCTCCTCACCGCCGTGGCGCTCGACCGTGACACCGTCGTCCGCACGGAACGAGCCCGGCGCGGCGGGAGGCGCGCCTCCCGCTCGTGCCCCCGGCGCGTCCGACGACCGCGCCGACGTCTCCCACGACACCCCTTCGCCGTGCGTCCCGTAGGCGTAGGCGGGCAGCTCGACGGGCGTGCGGCGGAGCAGCGCGGCGACCACCTCGGGGTGCCACTCGCAGCGCTCCAGGCGCATCGCGTCGACGAGCGCGACGAGCGTCTCCCACGCGTCCTCGGGCGCGGGCTGCGGCCCGGTCCCGGCGACGAAGGCCTGGACGTCGGCCCAGCCGGCCGGAGGGACCACGACGGCGGGGGAGTGCGGGTTGTCGAGCTTCTTCCACGTCCAGAAGTTCCAGCCGATGCCCTGGCCCTCGTACAGCCCGAAGGCCGTCGCGAGCCACGAGGGTGCGTTCTCGCCACCCTCGCCCATGTACAGCGGCAGCCCGAGCCGGTCACGCACCTCGAGGAAGGTCGCGATGCCGTCGAGGTCGGGGGCGGCCCAGTACCGGTGGAACTGGATCACGGAGCGCTCGTCCCACACCTCGGTGAAGATCGAGACGTCGCTCGCCCAGTGCGTGCCCTCGTACATGATCAGGTGGTCCGGGTCCACGGCCCGGACGGCGGCGGTGAGGTCGCGGTACAGGGCCACGAGGTCGTCCCGGTGACGCACGGCGTGCTCGTCGGGCAGCGGCTCGTTGAGCAGGTCGTAGGCGGCCACGGTCTCGTCGCCGGCGTACCGCCGGGCGATCTCCGTCCACAGCCGGACGGTGAGCGCCCGGTACCGCTCGTCGGTGAAGAGCTCGGGACGCCCCCGCGGGGAGTCGTCGATGTTCGTGCCCGTCTGGCCGCCGGGTGCCCCGTGCAGGTCGAGGACCACGTGCAGCCCGGCCTCGCGGCACCAGCCGACGCAGGCGTCGACGAGGGCGAGGCCCTCCTCGAGGAACGTCCCGTCGTCGTCCATGACCACCCGGGCGTTGATCGGCAGCCGCACGTGGTCGAAGCCCTCGGCGGCGATGCGGTCGACGTCCGAGCGGGTGAAGAACGCCTCGCGGAACCCGGCCCAGAAGGCCGCGGCCCGCTCGTCGCCGACGAGCCTCGCGACGAGCGCCTCGATCTCCCGCGGCGACTGCGCCGGGACGCCGGAGCCCGCGGCGGGGTCGACGTGCGGCAGGCGCCACATGTAGCCCTCGGGGAGCAGCCAGGTCCCGATGCCCACGCCCCGGAAGAGCGCCCGCTCGCCCGCGCCGTCCACCACCTGCGTGCCGTTCCTGCGGACGACGCCCGCTGGCCTCCCGGCGGGCGGGCCGCCCGCCCGGGACACGGTGGTGGTAAAGGCGCTCGCGGCGCTGGTCCTCGGGCTGGCGCTGGTGCTCTCGGTCTGCGGGTCGGTGTGGTCGAGGGGAGTCATCGGGTGGTCCGTCCGTCGGTTCGGGGTGGTGGTCCGGCGCTGTGGCCGGGTGGTCATCGGATGGTCAGCGGGCGGTCAGGGGGAGGTGCTGGTGCGGTCGTGAGGTGGTCGTCGTCGGGCCCGGTGGTCGTCTACGCTTCGCTGGTATGGCACCTGAGCAGAGTCCTCCGACGGCCGCCGACGCCCCCGACGTCGTGACCTCCGAACCCGTCGGCGTGCAGAAGGCCCGCACCCAGCGCCGCCGCAAGGAGATCCTCGAGGCGGCGCTCACCACCTTCGCGAACAAGGGGTTCTACAACGCCTCGCTCGCGGAGATCGCCGACGAGGTGGGCATCTCGGCGGCCGGCATCCTGCACCACTTCAAGACCAAGGACCAGCTCCTCACGGAGGTGCTGCACACCCGCGACATGGTCGACATCGAGGAGGCCGCGCACGGCCAGGAGCTGGTCGGGCTCGACTTCCTGCGGCACCTGGTCGACACGGCGGCGCTCAACAGCACCCGGCCCGGCATCACGCAGCTGTACGCCGTGATGTCGGCCGAGTCGGTGACCACCGACCACCCGGCCCAGGAGTGGTTCCGGGACCGGTACGTGGGCCTGCGCGAGATGGTCCAGACCGCCCTCGCCCAGGCCCGCGACATCGGCGAGCTGCGTGACGACGCCGACGTCACCGAGACGGCGATCGCGATCATCGCCGTGATGGACGGGCTGCAGGTCCAGTGGCTGCTGGACCCGGGCGCCGTCGACATGGCGGCCGTCACGCACCGCACCATCGACGCCCTCGTCGCCTCCCTGGCCCCCGAGGAGGACTGAGGGGCGCGGTCAGCCCTCGATCGCCGTCAGCCCTTGATCGCCCCGGTGAGCACCCCCTTGGTGAAGTACCGCTGGGCGAAGGGGTAGAGCATGAGGATCGGCACCGTCGCGACGACGATGACGGCCATCTGGAGGGTCTGCCCGGGCGGCGGCGGCTGGTCCGGTGCCTGGATCGAGGTGAGCGCCGAGCCCTGGACCACGTACTGGTTGAGGACCACCTGGATGGGCCACTTGGACGTGTCGTTGAGGTAGATCATCGCGTTGAAGAACGAGTTCCAGTACCCGACCGCGTAGAACAGCGCGATGACGGCCAGCACCGCCTTGGACAGCGGGATGACGATGCGCGTGAAGATCCGCCAGTCGCTCGCCCCGTCGAGCCGGGCCGACTCGAAGAGCTCGCTGGGCAGCCCCATGAAGAAGTTGCGCACCACCACCATGTTGAAGGCGGAGATGAGCCCCGGGACGATGAGCGACCAGTACGAGTCGAGCAGCCCGAGCGACCGCACGAGCAGGTAGTTCGGGATGATCCCGGCGCCGAACAGCATGGTGCACAGGACCATGACGAGGATCGTCTTGGCCCCCGGGACGTCCTTGGTGCGCATGAGCCCGTAGGCGAGCGTCGTGGTGAAGATCATCGACAGCGTGGTGCCCACGGTGGTGATGCCGATCGACACGAGCATCGCCCGCGTGACGACGTCCCCGCCGAGGATCGACCGGTAGGCGTCGAGCGAGAAGGTCGTCGGGAAGAACCCGCCCGACGCCGCGGCCTCGCGCGAGGCGAAGCTCATCGCGATGACGTACACGAAGGGGTAGAGCATGACGAGGACGATGAGCGCGATGGTGATCGCCTTGAGGAGCTGCACCCCCGGCGAGGGGGTGCCCATCCAGACGGGGCGCTTGCCGGACGGCCGGTAGACCGGCTCGACACGGTCGAGCAGGGGTGCTGGCGCCTGCGGTGCTGCTGTCATCAGAACAACCCTCCGGTCCCGAGCCTCTTGGCGAACTTGTTGGCGGCGATCACGAGGATCGTGCCGATGACTCCCTTGAACAGCCCCGCTGCTGTCGACAGGCCCCAGTCGCCGCCCGCGATGCCGCGGTAGTAGACGAAGGTGTCGAGCACCTCGGCGGCGTTCGCGCCGACCGCGGGCTGCTGGAGCAGCAGCTGTTCGAACCCGACGGTGAGCACGTTGCCGATGGTGAGGATGAGCAGCAGCGTGATGACCGGGACGAGGCCGGGGAGCGTGATGTGCCAGGTGCGCCGGGCCGCCCCGGCACCGTCCACGGCAGCCGCCTCGTAGAGCTCTGTGGGGATGCCGCTGATCGCGGCGAAGAAGATGATCGTGCCCCAGCCGATGTCCTTCCAGATCACCTGCGAGACGACGAGCGCCTTGAAGGTGTCGGGGTCGGACATGATGTTGACGTTGTCGATCCCGATGGCCGAGAACAGCTCTGCCGCGGGGCCGGCGCCGCCGAACACCTGCTGCCAGATCGAGATGACGATCACCCACGAGATGAAGTGGGGCAGGTAGACGATCGACTGGACCACCCGCTTGACCCGCTCGGAGATCAGCGAGTTGAGCAGGAGCGCCAGCAGGATCGGTGCGGGGAAGGCGAAGGCGATCTGCAGGAACGAGATGATGAGCGTGTTCTGCAGCGCACCGAGGAACTGCGGGTCGGAGAACATCGCGGTGAAGTTCTGGAAGCCGACCCACTCGGAGCCGCCGACGCCCCAGTAGGGGGAGTAGTCCTGGAACGCGACGACGTTGCCGAGCAGCGGGACGTAGGCGAACAGCAGGAAG
This genomic interval carries:
- a CDS encoding PadR family transcriptional regulator, with the protein product MDTPSWPAEWLRSALSGAVLSIVSEGETYGYVIAQRLADGGMGVVKGGTLYPLLARLEQDGDVTATWREGTSGPGRKYYALTEAGTVRLEAHRRDWAAFTEASTAIIMGTRGTS
- a CDS encoding glycoside hydrolase family 5 protein — encoded protein: MTPLDHTDPQTESTSASPRTSAASAFTTTVSRAGGPPAGRPAGVVRRNGTQVVDGAGERALFRGVGIGTWLLPEGYMWRLPHVDPAAGSGVPAQSPREIEALVARLVGDERAAAFWAGFREAFFTRSDVDRIAAEGFDHVRLPINARVVMDDDGTFLEEGLALVDACVGWCREAGLHVVLDLHGAPGGQTGTNIDDSPRGRPELFTDERYRALTVRLWTEIARRYAGDETVAAYDLLNEPLPDEHAVRHRDDLVALYRDLTAAVRAVDPDHLIMYEGTHWASDVSIFTEVWDERSVIQFHRYWAAPDLDGIATFLEVRDRLGLPLYMGEGGENAPSWLATAFGLYEGQGIGWNFWTWKKLDNPHSPAVVVPPAGWADVQAFVAGTGPQPAPEDAWETLVALVDAMRLERCEWHPEVVAALLRRTPVELPAYAYGTHGEGVSWETSARSSDAPGARAGGAPPAAPGSFRADDGVTVERHGGEEGANPFAADPAERARAGRLWVLLQDGDSVAYDVSLGEATLAAGRLAVTLDVCPADGVGAADRAVQVSIDGVEVPGGWSGDTWSGATRALPQGTATPVGGQSRVTVRCVGDDLRLGAVTLT
- a CDS encoding TetR/AcrR family transcriptional regulator, giving the protein MAPEQSPPTAADAPDVVTSEPVGVQKARTQRRRKEILEAALTTFANKGFYNASLAEIADEVGISAAGILHHFKTKDQLLTEVLHTRDMVDIEEAAHGQELVGLDFLRHLVDTAALNSTRPGITQLYAVMSAESVTTDHPAQEWFRDRYVGLREMVQTALAQARDIGELRDDADVTETAIAIIAVMDGLQVQWLLDPGAVDMAAVTHRTIDALVASLAPEED
- a CDS encoding carbohydrate ABC transporter permease, with amino-acid sequence MTAAPQAPAPLLDRVEPVYRPSGKRPVWMGTPSPGVQLLKAITIALIVLVMLYPFVYVIAMSFASREAAASGGFFPTTFSLDAYRSILGGDVVTRAMLVSIGITTVGTTLSMIFTTTLAYGLMRTKDVPGAKTILVMVLCTMLFGAGIIPNYLLVRSLGLLDSYWSLIVPGLISAFNMVVVRNFFMGLPSELFESARLDGASDWRIFTRIVIPLSKAVLAVIALFYAVGYWNSFFNAMIYLNDTSKWPIQVVLNQYVVQGSALTSIQAPDQPPPPGQTLQMAVIVVATVPILMLYPFAQRYFTKGVLTGAIKG
- a CDS encoding ABC transporter permease, with protein sequence MSVTQDGAPAQAGAPRAGSDDPSGRRGPSRRRRKTPDPRLQHVVREQASVWTRMKRERWTYAFILPGLLFFLLFAYVPLLGNVVAFQDYSPYWGVGGSEWVGFQNFTAMFSDPQFLGALQNTLIISFLQIAFAFPAPILLALLLNSLISERVKRVVQSIVYLPHFISWVIVISIWQQVFGGAGPAAELFSAIGIDNVNIMSDPDTFKALVVSQVIWKDIGWGTIIFFAAISGIPTELYEAAAVDGAGAARRTWHITLPGLVPVITLLLILTIGNVLTVGFEQLLLQQPAVGANAAEVLDTFVYYRGIAGGDWGLSTAAGLFKGVIGTILVIAANKFAKRLGTGGLF